One segment of Brassica napus cultivar Da-Ae chromosome C3, Da-Ae, whole genome shotgun sequence DNA contains the following:
- the LOC106383263 gene encoding uncharacterized protein LOC106383263, with amino-acid sequence MAPTQCMKAENIMLTMLIPGPTAPSNNIDVYLQPLIEDLKDLWTEDYPGLGTLAGCKVKGKQACNVCGKETPHRWLKFGRKHVYMGNRKRLMPGHPYRRRKGWFDNTVELGVSKRIQSGKKYLKADMPVRHNIDVMHVEKNVSDALLSILMNNEKSKDGLKARKDLQDMGIRSILHLEKRGKRTYLLPAAFWLSKEEKSMKSHDHHVLLQNLFPVALRGLLPKGPRIAVNRICNYFNRLCQRVIDPKKLLTLEAEIVETMCQLERFFPPSLFDIMFHLPLHLAKEARLGGPVHFRWIYPFERYMKTLKAYVKNFARPEAFQEAINRNEDIEATENVLEGRPLQKATEVTLTDKERETAHRYILMNAAVMDPYIELHLEELQATDERCTKNETLLWKYHTERFPQWIKDKIPNNSKEHLKRLRWLAFGPRNNAHTYKGYVVNGHRYHSDDVKRNTQNSGVTYEAFSMCRASAKDSKQMADMVAYYGVIKDIILLDYHMFQVPLFKCSWAHKGKRVKEEEGFTLVNLSMNQSSFANDPYILPSQAKQVFYSREDESSPWYIVMRAPPRGYHELETEERFDYEPSVQPIEDIGYQSDDESFCVRDDCEGVLVDV; translated from the exons ATGGCTCCAACTCAGTGCATGAAAGCAGAGAACATTATGTTGACAATGTTGATACCTGGACCCACAGCTCCTAGCAACAACATTGACGTCTATCTACAGCCACTGATAGAGGACCTCAAGGACTTGTGGACCGAAG ACTACCCAGGTTTGGGGACATTAGCTGGATGTAAAGTTAAGGGGAAGCAAGCATGTAATGTATGTGGGAAGGAGACACCGCATAGGTGGCTTAAGTTTGGTCGAAAACATGTTTATATGGGCAACAGGAAGCGCCTCATGCCTGGTCATCCCTACAGACGTAGAAAGGGTTGGTTTGACAACACAGTGGAGCTTGGTGTTTCAAAGAGGATTCAGAGTGGAAAGAAATATTTGAAAGCC GATATGCCTGTGAGACATAACATAGATGTTATGCACGTCGAGAAGAATGTCTCTGACGCACTACTATCTATTCTTATGAATAACGAAAAATCAAAGGATGGATTGAAAGCAAGAAAAGATTTACAAGACATGGGAATCAGGAGCATCTTACATCTAGAGAAACGTGGGAAGAGAACTTACTTGCTTCCAGCTGCCTTCTGGCTTTCCAAGGAAGAAAAAAG CATGAAGTCACATGACCATCATGTTCTTTTGCAGAACCTTTTTCCTGTGGCATTGAGAGGTTTATTGCCAAAAGGACCTCGGATAGCTGTAAATCGTATCTGCAACTACTTCAACAGACTTTGCCAACGAGTTATTGATCCAAAGAAGCTATTGACACTAGAAGCTGAGATTGTGGAAACAATGTGCCAGTTGGAGAGGTTCTTTCCACCATCACTGTTCGACATTATGTTTCACCTTCCACTCCATCTAGCAAAAGAAGCACGCTTGGGTGGCCCTGTACACTTCAGATGGATATATCCGTTTGagag ATATATGAAGACACTAAAGGCTTATGTCAAGAATTTTGCAAGACCCGAAGCTT TCCAAGAAGCAATTAATAGAAATGAAGATATTGAGGCAACTGAGAATGTCCTTGAAGGCAGACCACTGCAGAAAGCTACAGAAGTAACCCTaacagataaggagagagaGACTGCTCATCGTTATATCCTCATGAATGCAGCAGTCATGGATCCGTATATTGA GTTGCATTTGGAAGAACTGCAAGCTACAGATGAAAGATGCACAAAAAATGAAACTCTATTGTGGAAATACCATACAGAGAGGTTCCCACAGTGGATAAAAGATAAG ATACCTAATAACTCgaaggaacatttgaaaaggcTGAGATGGCTTGCTTTTGGACCAAGAAATAATGCTCACACATACAAGGGATATGTTGTTAATGGACATCGATACCATTCTGATGATGTAAAGCGCAATACACAGAACAGTGGGGTTACATATGAAGCATTTTCAATGTGCCGAGCTAGTGCTAAAGATTCCAAGCAAATGGCGGACATGGTAGCTTACTATGGAGTGATAAAGGATATCATACTGCTGGACTACCACATGTTCCAAGTTCCCCTGTTTAAGTGTAGTTGGGCTCACAAAGGGAAAAGAGTTAAAGAGGAAGAAGGTTTCACACTTGTGAATCTCAGTATGAACCAGTCATCATTTGCAAATGATCCTTACATTCTGCCATCGCAAGCTAAACAGGTCTTCTATTCAAGAGAAGATGAAAGCTCACCTTGGTATATTGTTATGCGGGCACCACCAAGAGGATACCATGAGTTAGAGACAGAAGAGAGGTTCGATTATGAACCATCGGTCCAGCCAATTGAAGATATAGGATATCAATCTGATGACGAGAGTTTCTGTGTTAGGGATGACTGTGAAGGTGTTCTTGTTGATGTTTAA
- the LOC111208963 gene encoding ATP-dependent DNA helicase PIF1-like → MEIEKILKSNGTSLSNWKKMAKPFRDVTDSQNVLILDELSYNREEFREEHDRDILKMTDEQRKIYEEIMDAVIGKRGGVFFVYGFGGTGKMFLWRLLFAAIRSRGEIVLNVASSGIASLLLQGGRTAHSRFGIPINPDEFSLCNLPPGTYAANFVKEASLIIWDEVPMMSKHCFHSLDRSLADIMRSTENKPFAGKVVVLGGDFRQMLPVINGGSRAEIVLNSLNYSYLWRHCKVLKLTKNMRLLSTDLTAEELKELEAFSQWILDVGDGVAGEPNDGDALITIPDEFLIMDTNDPIESISKEVYGDATALQQQKDPIFFQERAILCPTNEDMKNINQHMLDTLDGNYIFIAYFLVIGLFLTS, encoded by the coding sequence ATGGAGATTGAAAAGATTTTGAAAAGTAATGGAACTTCACTATCAAATTGGAAAAAAATGGCTAAACCCTTTCGCGATGTTACTGATAGTCAAAATGTTTTGATTCTTGATGAGCTAAGCTACAACCGTGAAGAGTTTAGGGAAGAACATGATAGAGACATCTTAAAGATGACTGATGAGCAGAGgaaaatttacgaggaaattatgGATGCAGTTATAGGAAAGAGAGGCGgtgttttctttgtttatgGATTTGGTGGAACTGGAAAGATGTTTTTGTGGAGATTATTATTTGCTGCTATTAGATCCAGGGGTGAGATTGTGTTGAATGTTGCCTCAAGTGGTATTGCTTCGCTTCTGTTACAAGGAGGAAGGACTGCGCATTCTAGATTCGGTATACCAATCAATCCTGATGAGTTCTCTCTGTGTAATTTGCCACCAGGGACTTATGCTGCTAATTTCGTTAAAGAAGCCTCACTAATAATTTGGGATGAAGTGCCGATGATGAGCAAGCATTGTTTTCACTCATTGGATAGGAGCTTAGCAGACATTATGAGGAGTACAGAAAATAAGCCATTTGCTGGCAAAGTTGTTGTCTTAGGTGGGGATTTCAGGCAAATGTTGCCTGTTATTAATGGTGGATCGAGGGCTGAAATTGTGTTGAATTCTCTAAATTACTCTTATCTGTGGAGACATTGCAAAGTGCTGAAACTAACAAAGAATATGAGGTTGTTGTCGACTGATTTGACTGCAGAAGAGCTGAAAGAACTTGAAGCATTTTCGCAGTGGATATTGGATGTTGGAGATGGAGTAGCTGGTGAGCCTAATGATGGTGATGCACTAATCACTATTCCAGATGAGTTTCTGATTATGGATACAAACGATCCTATAGAATCCATTAGCAAAGAAGTTTATGGAGATGCAACAGCTCTGCAGCAGCAGAAAGATCCTATTTTTTTCCAAGAGAGAGCTATTCTATGCCCGACAAATGAGgacatgaaaaatataaatcagcATATGCTGGATACACTTGATGGTAATTACATTTTCATTGCATACTTTTTGGTTATCGGTTTGTTTTTAACATCTTAA